The following are from one region of the Methanobrevibacter sp. genome:
- a CDS encoding P-loop NTPase fold protein has protein sequence MNKPNPREKIDFTFTNEKPIESVTEDKKGLNINNYAEYLAKNIENYFKYNQDSITIGLMGEWGSGKTSILNLTEKFLENSDVKVMKFNPWIYSSYNQLIEQFFDELIKQFYSEKNFTLGNNIREYWLKINKSDLAKKTFIHLIASKSNTIANILNDLFKYDSKEKSLEKLKNDINTKLLDYKIVCIIDDLDRVSTTEIHEMFKLIKIMADFNNIIYILSFDKKIIAKSLDDEYIDGEKYIEKIINMALDVPLATDLELKNILIDGLTTLSEKHEIELDEDRLNKILDKWDYETKKRYGILYFFKTIRDIKRFNNLLEFNIELIKNEVNFEDFIGITAIQIFKPEIYEKIKYNESLLVKYSISKNEYSSNLEIAKTEQQEFENIVEDNDNLNHILKTLFPKMRFIYNIRFISDYSSEYDEKLLICHPNHFKTYFKLNPIVKKITEDEISLITIYINSKKKQEILDEFKKLDEEDKLNTFFEVLHNRLDNIKEPEFFLKLIFSLDKKLNEKIFNNSRFILKKICLILIIKINSKNRFEILKNEYYNMDNLNFLFELLIHVKKHNNGLGLKNEAILTETEITELENIIKDKYIIMLKKHLNYVINNLFTVFELGTNLKLENEFKNAINNLISTKEGLMDFLKSYMYPDMDQFLESEIKNASHFSDMEIIKERIDENYDEIKDVFEVKKFLKEYEMWKTDNLTC, from the coding sequence ATGAATAAACCCAACCCCCGTGAAAAAATTGATTTCACATTTACAAACGAAAAGCCTATTGAAAGCGTAACAGAGGATAAAAAAGGATTAAATATAAATAATTATGCAGAATATTTGGCGAAGAATATTGAAAATTACTTTAAATACAATCAAGATAGTATTACAATAGGTTTAATGGGAGAATGGGGTTCAGGTAAAACATCAATATTAAATTTAACCGAAAAATTTCTTGAAAATAGTGATGTTAAAGTGATGAAGTTCAATCCATGGATTTATTCCTCATACAATCAATTAATAGAACAATTCTTTGATGAGCTTATTAAACAATTTTATAGTGAAAAAAATTTTACTTTAGGAAATAATATAAGAGAGTATTGGCTTAAGATTAATAAATCTGATTTAGCTAAGAAAACATTTATACATTTAATTGCCTCAAAGAGCAATACAATTGCTAATATTTTAAATGATTTATTTAAATATGATTCAAAAGAAAAATCATTAGAAAAACTAAAAAATGACATTAATACCAAACTTCTTGATTATAAAATTGTTTGTATTATTGATGATTTAGATAGAGTAAGCACTACAGAGATTCATGAAATGTTTAAATTAATTAAAATAATGGCTGATTTTAATAATATAATTTACATTCTTTCATTTGACAAAAAAATAATTGCAAAATCATTAGACGATGAGTATATTGATGGTGAAAAATATATTGAAAAAATTATCAATATGGCATTAGACGTTCCATTAGCAACAGACTTAGAATTAAAAAATATACTAATTGATGGTTTGACTACACTATCTGAAAAACATGAGATTGAATTAGATGAAGATAGATTAAATAAGATTTTAGATAAATGGGATTATGAAACCAAAAAAAGATACGGAATACTCTATTTTTTTAAAACAATACGGGACATCAAACGATTTAATAATCTTTTAGAATTTAACATTGAATTAATAAAAAATGAAGTGAATTTTGAAGATTTTATTGGAATAACCGCAATTCAAATTTTTAAACCTGAAATATATGAGAAAATCAAATATAATGAATCATTACTTGTTAAATATTCAATTTCAAAAAATGAATACTCATCTAACCTCGAAATTGCTAAAACTGAACAACAAGAATTTGAAAACATAGTTGAAGATAATGATAATTTAAATCATATCTTAAAAACATTGTTTCCAAAAATGCGTTTTATATATAACATTCGATTCATTTCAGATTATTCTTCAGAATATGATGAAAAATTATTAATATGCCATCCAAATCATTTTAAAACATACTTTAAATTAAATCCTATTGTTAAAAAAATTACTGAAGACGAAATTTCATTAATTACAATTTATATAAATTCTAAAAAGAAACAAGAAATATTGGACGAATTTAAAAAATTAGATGAAGAAGATAAACTAAATACTTTCTTTGAAGTATTACACAATAGACTTGATAATATTAAAGAACCTGAATTCTTCTTAAAATTAATTTTTTCTTTAGATAAAAAATTAAATGAAAAGATTTTTAATAATAGTAGATTTATATTAAAAAAAATCTGTTTAATATTAATTATTAAGATTAATTCAAAAAATAGATTTGAAATTTTAAAAAATGAATATTATAATATGGATAACCTTAATTTCCTTTTTGAATTATTAATTCATGTTAAAAAACATAATAATGGTCTTGGTTTAAAAAATGAAGCGATTTTAACTGAAACTGAAATAACTGAATTAGAAAATATCATAAAAGACAAATATATAATAATGCTTAAAAAACATTTAAATTACGTTATAAACAATTTATTTACTGTGTTCGAATTAGGAACAAACTTAAAATTAGAAAATGAATTTAAAAATGCAATTAATAATCTAATTTCTACAAAAGAAGGATTGATGGACTTTTTAAAATCATATATGTATCCAGATATGGATCAGTTTTTAGAATCTGAAATTAAAAATGCATCTCATTTTTCAGATATGGAAATAATTAAAGAACGGATAGATGAAAATTATGATGAAATAAAAGATGTATTTGAAGTTAAGAAATTTTTGAAAGAATATGAAATGTGGAAAACTGACAACCTGACCTGCTGA
- the spt4 gene encoding transcription elongation factor subunit Spt4: protein MKACTVCKYISDNDYCERCGNPTSDNWSGLLIIIDPENSELARESNIKHPGCYCLRVR, encoded by the coding sequence ATGAAAGCTTGTACTGTTTGTAAATATATTTCAGATAATGATTATTGTGAACGATGTGGAAATCCAACTTCTGATAATTGGAGCGGTCTTTTAATAATAATTGACCCTGAGAATTCTGAATTGGCTCGCGAATCAAATATTAAACATCCGGGATGCTATTGCTTAAGAGTAAGATAG
- a CDS encoding nucleotide pyrophosphohydrolase, whose protein sequence is MEELKAEIINFQKERDWKKFHTPENLAKSISIEAAELLEHFQWGKEYDSSEVADELADVLIYCIYMADAMDFDIKEIIQNKMQKNAIKYPIDKAKGNATKYTEL, encoded by the coding sequence ATGGAAGAACTAAAAGCTGAAATTATTAATTTTCAAAAGGAAAGGGACTGGAAAAAATTTCACACTCCTGAAAATCTTGCAAAATCAATTTCCATTGAAGCGGCTGAACTTCTAGAGCATTTCCAATGGGGAAAGGAATATGATTCATCAGAAGTTGCAGATGAACTTGCAGATGTTTTAATATATTGCATATACATGGCAGATGCAATGGATTTTGATATTAAAGAAATTATTCAAAATAAAATGCAGAAAAATGCCATAAAATACCCAATTGATAAAGCAAAAGGCAATGCAACCAAGTATACGGAGTTGTAA